In the Malania oleifera isolate guangnan ecotype guangnan chromosome 1, ASM2987363v1, whole genome shotgun sequence genome, one interval contains:
- the LOC131151868 gene encoding uncharacterized protein LOC131151868, which yields MFTSEDWNITKWAKEAAGKKAATIVLMPTFWSIIVYALKLTGPLVRVLRLVDGEKKPAMGYIYEAMDRAKEAIAKAFGEREDKFKEAFEIIDTRWGCQLHQPLHAVAHYLNPEFFYSNPNILQDEEIMTGLYKCIGRLLPTIETQDKVSNELEKYNAAISLAVRQRKTKAPAQRWMAYGSTPPNLQKFAVKILSLTCSAIGCERNWSIFQHLHSKRRNRLSQQRLNDLVFLKYNRTLRHRYEKRDTIDPILLKDIHDSNEWLIGRMDGDSNEDDELVFEDDNLTWDSVARAAGLNNPPHHTRSRISTNMPSSSKGRGRASSSSATTARGRTTMLELVDEDEIQVDSAEETEEEKDVGENSSNDEEEDDDIFTDLVDDE from the exons atgtttacttctgaagattggaatattactaaatgggcaaaggaggcgGCTGGCAAAAAAGCAGCtactattgttttgatgcctactttttggagtatcatcgtctatgctcttaagttaacaggtccacttgttcgtgtactccgtttggttgatggggaaaagaagcctgcaatgggatatatttatgaagcaatggatagggctaaggaagccatagctaaggcttttggtgagagagaggataaattcaaggaggcatttgaaattattgatacgaggtggggatgccaactccatcaaccgttgcatgcagttgcacactacttgaatccagaatttttctattcaaaccccaacattttgcaagatgaagaaattatgacgggtttgtacaaatgtattgGAAGGTTACTACCAACTATTGAAACGCAAGATAAAGTTTCaaatgagttggaaaaatacaatgccgctattagtttggcagtgagacaaaggaagacaaaagcaccag cgcaacggtggatggcatatggatcaacacctccaaacttgcaaaagtttgctgtAAAAATTCTTAGCCTCACATGTAGTGCTATCGGCtgcgaaagaaattggagcatattccaacat cttcatagcaaaaggagaaataggctatcccagcaacgcttgaatgatttggtatttttgaaatataatcgaactctGAGGCATCGATACGAAAaacgtgacaccattgatcccatcctcctGAAGGACATTcatgatagtaatgagtggttgattggtaggatggatggtgattctaatgaggatgatgaacttgtgtttgaagatgataatttgacttgggattctgttgctagagccgctggactaaataaccccccgcatcacactagatcaagaataagtacaaatATGCCATCATCGTCTAAAGGAAGAGGAAGGGCTTCATCTAGTAGTGCAACCACTGCTAGGGGTcggaccacaatgttggaacttgtagatgaggatgaaatccaagtggatagtgcagaggagacggaagaggaaaaagatgttggagaaaacagttctaatgatgaagaggaagatgatgatatcttcaccgacctagttgatgatgagtga